The Drosophila gunungcola strain Sukarami chromosome 3L unlocalized genomic scaffold, Dgunungcola_SK_2 000003F, whole genome shotgun sequence genome contains a region encoding:
- the LOC128258685 gene encoding uncharacterized protein LOC128258685 has protein sequence MSTTNDESSPLRGKTSSETKDLVVQQVSTDTDMELEHPGSNEENNARQEFTRNTDSVDTILNTSSRQDFTRNTDSVDTILNTSLDMVETVIDDNDSADTVPFIPPPDSDVEMVSAKSEVISESEPEKVAVRKERRKKTKERPAPPEAPPQKLNWKWNLRILISNLYMKSEDRLPGACVPKCLHNTSQCTDKHRCSMLPDAPNFTAVQALRTTLHGQHYDTFLDILEMMVLQCVYPGEGVFDRLIDMAMILIAKEMSVKELGDTYNKLIRTFFLLVDAFPPCWTALRPYYLNFLGVKNPASRETRSNDSPQKLQFYLDLLEENLPQCSDDDIRENTKFYEKFVFNFSEEEDANMSQETVFLRHVQEYDWLSGKLCLDDFKRMSPAVRLARLCDVLNMLTWVLEMEFLSWLDHNRLRQSESELFQEDSKPFASIVFGMSVSTRLTDIVKQVMKLFGQAAAKSMYPERQRILQRLISLIVEVSNTAELKYVDNAVIYPNLGPQTRVLIDDFFKIFKSQNPRHISTYIKTIPQLDQPYLRFEFTDHFLQLFYLSKKLPFGPEKVVEEFTTRQWVNYKPKIEIEGNDDEQLSREDYLALLLSALKDYDKWLNLGGFWKYLKSKEHIQPLQTRTSSPLATPVGVISGDTGKVFMLDEMEEEVHTWKKRMNTKVIIARPKVNLPVARINVAKMCLRYGEDVRQMRFLRRLLQKTVQEEVDVSEWLIYLNEFLGDDEPMSQPDSASATESDEP, from the exons ATGTCTACTACAAATGACGAAAGTTCCCCGCTCAGGGGGAAAACTAGTTCCGAAACAAAAGATTTGGTCGTTCAACAAGTATCCACGGACACTGATATGGAACTCGAACACCCGGGCTCAAATGAGGAAAACAATGCTCGACAGGAATTCACACGAAATACGGATAGCGTAGAcacaatattaaatacaagTTCTCGACAGGACTTCACACGAAATACTGACAGCGTAGAcacaatattaaatacaagTTTAGATATGGTAGAGACCGTGATAGATGACAATGATAGCGCAGATACTGTTCCCTTTATTCCGCCGCCAGACTCGGATGTGGAAATGGTCTCTGCGAAGTCGGAAGTCATATCAGAGTCAGAGCCGGAGAAGGTTGCCGTAAGAAAGGAGCGCCGCAAGAAGACCAAGGAGCGACCTGCTCCACCGGAAGCTCCTCCTCAGAAACTCAACTGGAAGTGGAACCTGCGCATTCTGATCTCCAATCTGTACATGAAGAGCGAGGACCGCCTGCCGGGAGCTTGTGTCCCCAAGTGTCTTCATAATACCAGTCAGTGTACGGACAAGCATCGCTGCTCCATGCTCCCGGATGCTCCCAACTTCACGGCCGTGCAGGCCTTACGAACCACGCTGCATGGCCAGCACTACGATACTTTTCTTGACATCCTGGAGATGATGGTGCTGCAGTGCGTCTACCCCGGTGAAGGCGTCTTTGATAGACTTATTGACATGGCCATG ATCCTGATTGCTAAGGAGATGAGCGTCAAGGAGCTGGGCGACACCTACAACAAGCTGATACGCACCTTTTTTCTGCTGGTCGACGCCTTTCCTCCCTGCTGGACCGCCTTGCGTCCATACTACTTAAACTTCCTGGGCGTGAAGAATCCCGCCTCGCGTGAAACGCGTTCCAATGATTCTCCCCAGAAGCTGCAGTTCTATCTGGATCTCCTAGAGGAGAACCTTCCCCAGTGCAGCGATGATGATATACGTGAAAACACCAAGTTTTACGAGAAGTTTGTGTTTAACTTTTCAGAAGAGGAGGATGCCAATATGTCGCAGGAAACTGTCTTTTTGCGGCATGTTCAGGAGTACGACTGGCTGAGTGGCAAGCTCTGTCTGGACGACTTCAAGAGAATGTCACCCGCAGTCCGTCTGGCACGGCTTTGTGATGTCCTAAACATGCTGACCTGGGTGCTGGAAATGGAGTTCCTCTCCTGGCTGGATCACAACAGGCTGCGTCAATCGGAGTCTGAGTTGTTCCAAGAGGACTCAAAGCCATTTGCCTCTATTGTATTCGGAATGTCAGTTAGCACGCGACTCACGGACATTGTTAAACAAGTCATGAAGCTTTTCGGACAGGCAGCAGCCAAATCCATGTACCCAGAACGCCAGAGAATTCTCCAG CGCCTTATATCACTGATTGTAGAGGTCAGCAACACGGCAGAGCTAAAGTACGTGGACAATGCAGTGATCTATCCGAATCTCGGCCCCCAAACCCGTGTCCTCATCGACGACTTCTTTAAGATCTTCAAATCGCAGAATCCCAGGCACATCAGCACCTACATAAAAACCATTCCGCAGTTGGATCAGCCGTATCTGCGCTTCGAATTTACGGATCACTTCCTCCAGTTGTTTTACTTGTCCAAAAAGCTTCCTTTTGGACCGGAGAAGGTGGTCGAAGAGTTTACGACCCGTCAGTGGGtaaattacaaaccaaagATCGAGATCGAAGGGAACGACGATGAGCAGTTGTCCCGCGAGGATTACCTGGCATTGCTACTCAGCGCATTGAAGGACTATGATAAGTGGCTGAATCTCGGTGGCTTTTGGAAGTATCTGAAAAGCAAGGAGCACATTCAGCCGTTGCAGACGAGAACCAGTAGTCCGCTGGCCACACCAGTGGGCGTGATATCCGGCGACACCGGTAAGGTGTTCATGTTAGACGAGATGGAGGAGGAGGTGCACACCTGGAAGAAGCGTATGAACACCAAAGTAATAATTGCCCGACCCAAGGTGAATCTCCCGGTGGCCAGGATCAATGTGGCCAAGATGTGCTTGCGATACGGCGAGGATGTGCGACAGATGCGCTTCCTGCGACGACTGCTGCAAAAAACAGTCCAGGAAGAGGTCGACGTTTCGGAATGGTTGATCTATCTGAACGAGTTCCTGGGCGACGACGAGCCCATGTCGCAACCGGACTCGGCATCTGCCACCGAATCGGATGAGCCCTGA
- the LOC128258683 gene encoding LOW QUALITY PROTEIN: uncharacterized protein LOC128258683 (The sequence of the model RefSeq protein was modified relative to this genomic sequence to represent the inferred CDS: inserted 1 base in 1 codon; deleted 6 bases in 6 codons): protein MDIPSSGAIFTLGKSHLAENTQSYFYIKNDPVKRLISGPNQSAVICESGRLFVWGENHYGQLGIGGHGGASGKKGGGHNSNVDIVTKPTCVKALKTLGLKICDAAFGNHWAVMLTHSNEIFFTGRNIFPEDTHVAQHFTSAQVEQQQCAIIRKPFRLEEFDDYLSKSEETDNFMAIQAGNEHFAVLTSTGRLIGCGSNAQQQLGELEADYDGHPVEIRLDAPVQQFACGPESTLVLTASGNLFLTGHLNEFVFPRFTELQKNLPPTEAIIFMHISKTSEVYIVTNAGSIYRSFESVRNKSLVFQRFYDYDSEENGPIWKLLKGFSFYAVLSKANKFFTTFSESGHHLKTFREISKFKNLRLLDIAVGDQHVLVQGIPRSSISSASVVGSAEPNRYMSRSFVLQPPDANGNGAQGRSHSGKSLTKQQGVEESEDRSIAATVGGLTAAAGAGTAAAMEAVKHLTNGEQAEKKEDKTEHNDVNANIEGGDPLNMELKEVNGNEENNMIPSSPSKEEFNQVEHKAMQSLQTSTNKQEMEAPLSQVENDMEDHANTAFASDAMKTMGDYKETEPTAPVESPIKPSESKEQPINLVASPVKSANTRARAKESSSKSNTSPEKPLDSMQKLPTPPTHTPTPPKSPTESLRSEKSMQSMQSSNAQEKMPGSQEKLLRPRTPYPESSDSSTPQTIKKTPIRNFSYEAAMDHDHLERTSPELVSSLETVDEVPAATIXVNTPTPPTEEDEQLAVEITTTKDSKDSSKVVSEIRFINNGVDVTAKVEEQMPDTPLESSVEDLESDGEQMLQHVEQQVDKIVTHTEETAAKVGDEALDAMDSTRNSIQTAVRNAAHGARDAMEAAGERMATGARGAVEAVGGAVGAAGKGAQRMASDAMHAVEQAGSNAVKAASDTKDSMGRAMDSVTNKISSEVLGAKENISSLFQIKAAREMDPPSSPVSTPRGEDDLSSKEGAPKTTTTFGSNEEDERTTASVNSNHNSAGHGNGNGNIFEPSNPFEDPLDAVVERSKKAMQEDIRAMQMRANSHVQAVAQQKEEDAKGFVQQVMDRLSCRNEKAVRIEDEVRPPAAIHNKNTNKVNSELSLTNGQAHGEQSSRVCTIL, encoded by the exons ATGGACATTCCCAGCAGCGGAGCCATATTCACCCTGGGCAAATCCCATCTGGCGGAGAATACCCAGAGTTATTTCTACATCAAAAACGATCCTGTGAAGCGCCTGATATCCGGTCCAAACCAGAGCGCTGTCATTTGTG AATCTGGCCGACTATTTGTTTGGGGCGAGAACCACTACGGGCAGCTCGGGATTGGTGGCCATGGAGGAGCCTCCGGCAAGAAGGGCGGCGGCCACAACAGCAATGTGGACATTGTCACCAAACCCACCTGCGTGAAGGCCTTG AAAACACTGGGATTAAAGATATGCGACGCCGCTTTTGGGAACCACTGGGCCGTGATGCTGACAC ACTCCAACGAGATCTTTTTCACGGGTCGCAACATCTTTCCCGAGGACACCCATGTGGCCCAGCACTTCACCAGCGCCCAAGTGGAACAGCAGCAGTGTGCCATCATCCGGAAGCCGTTTCGGCTGGAGGAGTTTGACGATTACCTGTCCAAGAGCGAGGAGACGGACAACTTTATGGCCATCCAAGCGGGCAACGAGCATTTTGCCGTGCTGACCA GTACTGGTCGCTTGATTGGCTGCGGTTCAAATGCCCAACAGCAGCTGGGGGAACTGGAGGCGGACTACGACGGTCATCCAGTGGAGATTCGTCTGGATGCACCGGTGCAACAATTTGCCTGCGGCCCCGAGTCCACCCTTGTGCTGACCGCCAGCGGGAACCTCTTCCTCACCGGCCACCTCAATGAGTTCGTCTTTCCGCGCTTCACCGAGCTGCAGAAGAACCTGCCGCCCACCGAGGCCATTATCTTCATGCACATCTCCAAGACCAGCGAAGTGTACATCGTCACCAATGCAGGCAGCATCTACCGCAGCTTCGAGTCGGTGCGAAACAAGAGCCTGGTATTCCAGCGCTTCTACGACTATGACAGCGAGGAGAACGGACCCATCTGGAAGCTTCTCAAGGGGTTCTCCTTCTACGCGGTGCTCAGCAAGGCCAACAAGTTCTTCACTACGTTCTCGGAGAGCGGCCATCACTTGAAGACCTTCCGCGAGATCTCCAAGTTTAAGAATCTCCGGCTGTTGGACATCGCCGTGGGTGATCAACACGTTCTGGTGCAGGGCATCCCGCGATCCTCGATATCGTCCGCTTCTGTGGTTGGTTCAGCTGAGCCGAATCGTTACATGAGCCGTAGTTTCGTCCTGCAACCGCCGgatgcaaatggaaatggggcTCAGGGCAGAAGTCATAGTGGCAAAAGTCTCACCAAACAACAAGGGGTCGAGGAGTCGGAGGACCGATCTATTGCGGCCACTGTGGGCGGATTGACAGCTGCAGCAGGGGCCGGAACAGCTGCTGCCATGGAGGCGGTGAAACATTTAACCAATGGTGAGCAAGCAGAAAAGAAAGAAGATAAAACTGAACACAATGATGTGAATGCAAATATTGAAGGTGGCGATCCTTTGAATATGGAACTTAAAGAGGTAAATGGCAATGAAGAAAATAATATGATTCCAAGCAGCCCTTCTAAAGAGGAATTCAATCAAGTAGAACATAAAGCTATGCAATCTCTTCAAACTTCAACTAACAAACAGGAGATGGAAGCTCCTTTAAGTCAGGTTGAGAACGACATGGAGGATCATGCAAATACTGCTTTTGCCAGTGATGCTATGAAAACAATGGGTGATTACAAAGAGACAGAGCCCACGGCCCCTGTGGAATCCCCTATAAAACCATCGGAA TCCAAGGAACAACCAATAAATCTAGTTGCCTCCCCAGTAAAATCGGCAAACACACGTGCAAGAGCCAAAGAATcttcatcaaaatcaaacaCATCCCCAGAAAAACCCTTGGATTCAATGCAAAAGCTACCAACTCCCCCTACACATACACCTACACCTCCCAAATCTCCAACAGAATCTCTAAGATCCGAGAAATCCATGCAATCTATGCAGTCATCAAACGCCCAAGAGAAAATGCCTGGCAGCCAGGAAAAACTGCTGCGTCCAAGGACTCCGTACCCGGAAAGCAGTGATTCCAGCACACCACAAACGATTAAGAAGACACCCATACGAAACTTCTCATACGAGGCGGCAATGGATCATGACCATCTGGAAAGGACCTCCCCCGAGTTAGTGTCCAGCCTGGAAACGGTTGACGAGGTGCCGGCGGCCACCA AAGTGAACACGCCCACACCGCCCACGGAAGAGGACGAGCAGCTGGCTGTGGAGATAACC ACAACGAAGGATTCGAAGGACAGCAGC AAGGTGGTCAGCGAGATACGCTTCATCAACAATGGCGTTGATGTCACAGCCAAGGTGGAAGAACAAATGCCGGACACACCACTCGAGAGTTCTGTTGAGGATTTGGAATCGGATGGGGAGCAAATGCTGCAGCATGTGGAGCAACAGGTGGACAAAATCGTGACGCATACCGAAGAGACTGCGGCAAAAGTCGGCGATGAAGCGCTGGATGCCATGGACTCCACGCGTAACTCTATTCAAACGGCCGTAAGGAATGCTGCCCATGGGGCGCGAGATGCCATGGAAGCTGCCGGCGAGCGAATGGCCACAGGAGCTCGAGGAGCTGTGGAGGCCGTGGGCGGTGCAGTGGGAGCAGCGGGTAAAGGCGCCCAGCGCATGGCCAGCGATGCCATGCACGCTGTGGAGCAGGCTGGCAGTAATGCGGTCAAGGCAGCCTCGGACACAAAGGATTCCATGGGCAGGGCCATGGACTCGGTGACCAACAAGATTTCCAGTGAAGTACTGGGCGCCAAGGAGAATATATCGTCGTTGTTTCAGATAAAAGCAGCCAGGGAGATGGATCCGCCAAGCTCGCCGGTGTCCACACCTCGCGGTGAGGACGATTTGTCCTCCAAAGAGGGGGCACCCAAAACGACTACCACTTTC GGTTCCAACGAGGAGGATGAGCGGACGACCGCATCCGTGAACTCAAACCACAATTCCGCAGGACATGGCAACGGTAATGGCAACATTTTTGAGCCTAGCAATCCCTTCGAGGATCCCCTGGATGCGGTGGTCGAGCGCAGCAAGAAGGCGATGCAGGAGGACATCCGGGCCATGCAAATGAGGGCCAATTCA CATGTCCAAGCGGTGGCTCAGCAAAAGGAGGAGGACGCCAAAGGATTTGTGCAGCAGGTGATGGACAGGCTCTCGTGCCGCAACGAAAAGGCGGTCAGGATTGAAG ATGAAGTGCGTCCGCCGGCTGCGATTCACAACAAGAACACAAACAAAGTGAACAGCGAGCTGAGCTTAACCAATGGACAGGCACATGGCGAGCAGTCGTCGCGGGTCTGCAcgattttataa
- the LOC128258688 gene encoding LOW QUALITY PROTEIN: adult enhancer factor 1 (The sequence of the model RefSeq protein was modified relative to this genomic sequence to represent the inferred CDS: substituted 1 base at 1 genomic stop codon) yields the protein MHIKSLPHAHAAATAMSSNCDIVIVAAQPQTTIANNNNNETVTQATHPAHMVAVQQQQQQQQQQQQQQQQQQQHHQQQQQSSGPPSVPPPPTELPLPFQMHLSGISAEAHSAAQAAAMAAAQAAAAQAAAAEQQQPAVPPPPPPHLTHLTTHSPTTIPSDHYLANGHGEHPGEGNAPGGGGGGAVREQEKPFHCTVCDRRFRQLSTLTNHVKIHTGEKPYKCNVCDKTFRQSSTLTNHLKIHTGEKPYNCNYCPKHFRQLSTLANHVKIHTGEKPFECVICKKQFRQSSTLNNHIKIHVMDKVYVPVKIKTEEEEGXLGRMALAAHHHQHQQQSHQHQHHQQQHQHHQQPPPPSQQQQQQHTDQRGVTITTLPSATTVSQHQQQQLQDGSPHHHFNVAALGDLSSAMQLGAVTADGSFVTMGGVVVGRIQHTREELQQLGVIKLESPSNGATATTSAAAATQREG from the exons ATGCATATCAAGAGCCTGCCCCATGCCCATGCTGCTGCCACGGCGATGAGCAGCAACTGCGACATCGTCATAGTGGCCGCCCAGCCCCAAACCACCATagcaaacaacaataacaatgagACGGTCACCCAGGCCACGCATCCTGCTCACATGGTAGCGgtccaacaacaacaacaacaacaacaacaacaacagcaacaacaacaacagcagcagcagcatcaccagcagcaacagcaatcgAGCGGACCTCCGTCGGTTCCGCCGCCGCCCACGGAACTACCCTTGCCCTTCCAGATGCACCTGAGCGGGATCTCGGCGGAGGCGCACAGTGCCGCCCAAGCAGCGGCCATGGCAGCTGCTCAGGCTGCAGCGGCCCAggcggcagcggcagagcAACAGCAGCCGGCGGTtccgcctccgccgccgccacaCCTAACGCACCTGACCACGCACAGTCCGACGACGATCCCCAGTGATCATTACCTGGCCAACGGACATGGCGAACATCCCGGCGAGGGCAACGCCCccggaggcggaggaggaggagcagtcCGCGAGCAAGAGAAACCCTTCCACTGCACTGTCTGCGATCGTCGCTTCCGGCAGCTGAGCACACTGACCAACCACGTGAAGATCCACACTGGCGAGAAGCCCTACAAATGCAACGTTTGTGATAAGACCTTCCGTCAATCGTCAACGCTGACGAATCATCTGAAGATCCATACGGGCGAGAAGCCCTACAACTGCAACTACTGTCCCAAGCATTTCCGTCAGCTAAGCACTCTGGCGAACCATGTGAAGATCCACACGG GTGAAAAGCCTTTCGAGTGCGTCATCTGCAAGAAGCAGTTCCGGCAGTCCAGCACGCTCAACAACCACATAAAGATCCACGTCATGGACAAGGTCTACGTTCCTGTGAAGATCAAaacggaggaggaggaggggtgACTAGGACGCATGGCGTTGGCGGCACACCACcatcagcaccagcagcagtcacaccagcatcagcaccaccagcagcagcatcagcaccaccagcagcctCCCCCTCCgtcccagcagcagcagcagcagcacaccGACCAGCGAGGAGTCACCATTACCACGCTGCCCTCCGCCACGACAGTGTCccagcatcagcaacagcaactccaGGACGGCTCGCCGCATCACCACTTCAATGTGGCGGCTCTGGGCGATCTCTCCAGCGCCATGCAGCTAGGCGCTGTGACGGCGGACGGAAGTTTCGTGACCATGGGCGGCGTGGTGGTAGGTCGCATTCAGCACACGCGCGAGGAACTGCAACAGCTGGGCGTGATTAAGTTGGAATCGCCATCGAATGGTGCCACAGCCACGACGTCAGCGGCGGCGGCCACGCAACGCGAGGGATGA
- the LOC128258689 gene encoding cyclic GMP-AMP synthase-like protein, which yields MSFSANLKTILNRLLISEEDRREYTKDALCIQNQVMEKLENADSTFKKAYDGLSLGGSYLDRVKLGTPDEFDLHLKLKFPFQITPVADEKGFVYLRAPNGYNQFVSYCGYISRDKLQSWLRTVFNRVFGAYNYLDVTSSSSGRVYRVKYTLDGQGCAHSIEAKCGNRIIEFDIVPAFEFVESQWPWPLSDLKVSKKERGNYSWLAVPQKKRGDNDDRTFLVCAAQWEREYMKRQDNLKNVLRLMKGLRDKQNPDRPNAGLPHLTSYMIKTVILQELPKINWQQDEGTLLLKMWNCLVNYLDAGHLAFFWADDKNVFDRMSNDQLRICRINSKKVLDKLRDPRIQNSLDDLSNLFDLN from the exons ATGAGTTTTTCTGCTAATTTAAAGACAATCTTAAACCGCTTGCTGATTTCCGAAGAAGATCGTCGCGAGTATACCAAGGATGCACTGTGTATTCAAAACCAAGTGATGGAAAAACTGGAAAATGCTGattcaacttttaaaaaagcCTACGACGGTCTAAGCTTGGGTG GAAGTTACTTGGATCGCGTGAAGCTGGGCACTCCTGATGAATTCGACCTGCACTTGAAGCTCAAGTTCCCGTTCCAAATCACCCCGGTTGCCGATGAAAAGGGATTTGTTTATCTCCGAGCACCCAATGGATACAACCAATTCGTATCCTATTGCGGATATATTTCTCGTGACAAATTGCAGAGCTGGTTGCGAACAGTCTTTAATCGTGTGTTTGGGGCCTATAATTATTTGGATGTCACCAGCTCCAGCTCTGGTAGAGTTTACCGAGTGAAGTATACATTGGATGGGCAAGGCTGCGCTCATTCTATTGAGGCCAAATGCGGAAATCGCATCATTGAATTCGATATAGTGCCGGCCTTTGAGTTCGTTGAGTCGCAGTGGCCCTGGCCATTGTCAGATCTGAAGGTCTCTAAAAAGGAGCGTGGCAATTACTCCTGGCTCGCCGTTCCGCAAAAGAAAAGGGGAGACaatgacgatcgcaccttttTGGTTTGCGCCGCGCAATGGGAGCGAGAATATATGAAGCGTCAGGATAATTTAAAGAACGTCCTTCGCCTTATGAAGGGACTTCGGGACAAACAGAATCCAGATAGGCCGAATGCTGGTTTGCCGCATCTAACCAGCTACATGATAAAAACCGTTATCCTCCAAGAGTTGCCCAAAATCAATTGGCAACAGGATGAGGGCACCCTTTTGTTGAAGATGTGGAACTGCTTGGTGAATTATCTCGATGCTGGACATCTGGCTTTCTTTTGGGCCGACGACAAAAACGTCTTTGATCGCATGAGCAACGACCAGCTTCGCATATGCCGCATCAACTCGAAGAAAGTGCTCGATAAACTTCGCGATCCTCGCATTCAGAACAGCTTGGATGACCTATCTAACCTTTTTGATTTAAACTAA